The genomic interval ACGCGGCGACGTCGACCAGGACGCCGTCCTCGGCCTCGACCGGCTGCGCGAGCAGCTGCGTGAGCTGGGCGAGACGGAGCTCGCGGCGGGCCGGGCCGATCCGGACCGCGACGGCGAACTCGTCCCCTCCGATCCTGCCGACCGCGCTGCGGCTGCCTGCCCAGGCGGTGAGCCGGGCCGCGGTGGCGGCCAGGACGCGGTCGCCGGCGGCGTGCCCGCCGGGCCCGTCGTTGATCGCCTTGAAGTGGTCCAGGTCAACGATCCCGACCAGGGCGGCGTCGCCATACCGGTCGGTGATCTGCCGGGCCCGGGTGGTGAAGCCGTCGCGTCCCAGTAGACCCGTCAGCGGATCCTTGCGGGCGGCGGCGAGCTTGCGGTGCAGGCTGACCGCGTGCATGGTCCAGCCGGTCAGCGGCACGGCGAGCGTGGTGATGATCAGGGCGCGATTTCCCGAACGGGTCTGT from Streptomyces drozdowiczii carries:
- a CDS encoding GGDEF domain-containing protein, giving the protein MASTMRVQTRSGNRALIITTLAVPLTGWTMHAVSLHRKLAAARKDPLTGLLGRDGFTTRARQITDRYGDAALVGIVDLDHFKAINDGPGGHAAGDRVLAATAARLTAWAGSRSAVGRIGGDEFAVAVRIGPARRELRLAQLTQLLAQPVEAEDGVLVDVAASIGAASPDVLGTTDLSVLQRAADAAMYEGKHTGRAVLAGPQHVTVPSINGRRAGRPGTHTLGRAA